One window of Thermodesulfobacteriota bacterium genomic DNA carries:
- a CDS encoding PLP-dependent transferase, producing the protein MKKTPRQAFSTRVVHHTRPDSRWQGATLPPIFQNAAFAHDTAENLNQTFAGKTGDMIYSRLSNPTNQALEKVLTDLEGGAGAIVMASGMAAIANTCLALLRAGDEFVAGTSLFMSTYQLFASVFKKYGITAVPADPTDPAAVRAAVTGRTRFVYLETIGNPAMDVPDIRIMADTAHGLGLPLVVDNTLATPFLCRPLELGADAVIHSTTKYLCGHGAAVGGAVIDGGVFDWNRDRFPDFGPFVERKGRTALLDKIWREQHINFGATQAPLHSYLTLIGIDTLALRMERICANALTVARFLKGRPEVAWVNYPGIEDHPCQAVAAAQFGGKGCGGLLTFGLKDQAACFAFINRLKLVVHLANLGDCRTLIIHPFSTQYVSFDDAVRQRLRIGPEMLRLSVGIEDADDICADLGQALEQTG; encoded by the coding sequence ATGAAGAAAACACCCCGGCAAGCCTTTTCCACCCGGGTGGTTCATCACACCCGGCCCGACAGCCGCTGGCAGGGTGCCACCCTGCCGCCCATTTTTCAGAACGCGGCCTTTGCCCACGACACCGCCGAAAACCTGAACCAGACCTTTGCCGGTAAAACCGGGGATATGATCTACAGCCGGCTGTCCAACCCCACCAACCAGGCCCTGGAAAAGGTTCTGACCGATCTTGAAGGCGGGGCCGGGGCCATTGTCATGGCCTCGGGCATGGCCGCCATTGCCAATACCTGCCTGGCCCTGCTGCGGGCCGGGGACGAGTTCGTGGCCGGCACCTCTCTGTTCATGTCCACCTATCAGCTTTTTGCCAGCGTGTTTAAGAAATACGGCATCACGGCCGTGCCGGCGGATCCGACCGATCCGGCCGCGGTCCGGGCCGCCGTCACCGGGCGGACCCGCTTTGTCTACCTGGAGACCATCGGCAATCCGGCCATGGACGTTCCCGATATCCGGATCATGGCCGACACGGCCCACGGCCTCGGCCTGCCCCTGGTGGTGGACAACACCCTGGCCACGCCGTTTCTGTGCCGGCCCCTGGAACTGGGGGCCGACGCGGTCATCCACTCCACCACCAAGTACCTGTGCGGCCACGGCGCGGCCGTGGGCGGCGCCGTCATCGACGGCGGCGTATTTGACTGGAACCGGGACCGGTTCCCCGATTTCGGGCCTTTTGTGGAACGGAAAGGGCGGACGGCCCTGCTGGACAAAATCTGGCGCGAGCAGCACATCAATTTCGGCGCCACCCAGGCGCCCCTGCACAGTTACCTGACACTGATCGGCATCGACACCCTGGCCCTGCGCATGGAGCGCATTTGCGCCAACGCCCTGACCGTGGCCCGGTTTTTAAAGGGCCGGCCGGAGGTGGCCTGGGTCAACTATCCGGGCATTGAAGACCATCCCTGCCAGGCCGTGGCCGCGGCCCAGTTCGGCGGCAAAGGCTGCGGGGGCCTGCTGACCTTCGGGTTGAAAGACCAGGCCGCCTGCTTTGCCTTTATCAACCGGCTGAAGCTGGTTGTCCATCTGGCCAACCTGGGTGACTGCCGGACCCTGATCATCCATCCTTTTTCCACCCAGTATGTTTCCTTTGATGACGCCGTCCGGCAGCGCTTGCGCATCGGGCCGGAGATGCTGCGGCTTTCCGTGGGCATCGAAGACGCCGACGATATTTGCGCCGACCTGGGTCAGGCCCTGGAGCAGACCGGATGA
- a CDS encoding two-CW domain-containing protein — protein sequence MTPTKENLKNFLEKTVTGQDFSDLRKRFGKTQKQMAQLLGVSIKAVHSYEQGWRSVPDHVEKQLLLLAVSGHGRGVRQRECWVVNKCPAQIRRQCPAWEFNRGTLCWLINGTICHGTIHKTWKEKIRVCRSCPVLTSLLDEAPDQNPSSKEKEK from the coding sequence ATGACACCGACAAAGGAAAACCTCAAGAATTTTCTGGAGAAAACCGTGACCGGACAGGATTTTTCAGACCTGCGCAAGCGATTCGGCAAGACGCAGAAGCAGATGGCTCAGTTGCTGGGCGTTTCCATCAAGGCGGTGCACAGCTATGAACAGGGCTGGCGCTCGGTGCCCGATCACGTGGAAAAGCAGTTGCTGTTGCTGGCCGTCAGCGGTCACGGCCGCGGGGTCCGGCAGAGGGAGTGCTGGGTGGTCAACAAGTGCCCGGCCCAAATCCGGCGCCAGTGCCCGGCCTGGGAATTCAACCGGGGCACCCTGTGTTGGCTGATCAACGGCACCATCTGCCACGGCACGATCCATAAAACCTGGAAGGAAAAGATCCGGGTCTGCCGGTCCTGCCCGGTCCTGACGTCCCTGCTGGACGAAGCGCCGGACCAGAACCCTTCTTCAAAGGAGAAGGAAAAATGA
- a CDS encoding homoserine O-acetyltransferase, with protein MSEYIEHDQRGASVGLVKKQTFTFAGPPDEMTLESGARLGPVTLAFETYGRLNADKSNVVLVAHALTGDAHAAGCYSEDDPKPGWWDIMIGPGKGIDTDRYFVVCANVIGGCMGSTGPSSINPATGKPYGAGFPVITIGDMVRAQKALLDHLGVGRLLTVVGGSMGGMQVLEWAVRYPEMVASAIPLATTTRHSALAIAFNEVARQAIMSDPNWNNGDYYGAAKPDTGLAVARMIGHITYLSDEAMRRKFGRRLQDKETFSFDFGADFQVESYLRYQGARFVERFDANSFLYITKAADYFDLEAQHGHGSAVEAFGKTRARFLVVSFTSDWLYPTYQSRAMVTAMKKNGLDVSFCEIEADWGHDAFLIPNPRLSALIKGFLDSVSAG; from the coding sequence ATGAGCGAATACATCGAACATGATCAGCGCGGGGCTTCGGTGGGCCTGGTTAAAAAACAGACCTTCACCTTTGCCGGGCCGCCGGATGAAATGACCCTGGAAAGCGGCGCCCGCCTGGGACCGGTGACCCTGGCCTTTGAAACGTACGGCCGGCTCAACGCCGACAAGAGCAATGTCGTGCTGGTGGCCCACGCCCTGACCGGCGATGCCCACGCCGCCGGGTGCTACAGCGAAGACGACCCCAAACCGGGCTGGTGGGACATCATGATCGGCCCGGGCAAGGGCATCGACACCGACCGGTATTTTGTGGTCTGCGCCAACGTCATCGGCGGATGCATGGGCTCCACCGGGCCGTCGTCAATCAACCCGGCCACGGGAAAGCCATATGGCGCCGGATTTCCGGTCATTACCATCGGCGACATGGTCCGGGCCCAGAAGGCCCTGCTGGATCATCTGGGCGTCGGCCGGTTGCTGACCGTGGTGGGCGGCTCCATGGGCGGCATGCAGGTGCTGGAGTGGGCCGTCCGCTATCCGGAAATGGTGGCCTCGGCCATTCCCCTGGCCACCACCACGCGCCACTCGGCCCTGGCCATCGCTTTTAACGAGGTGGCCCGCCAGGCCATCATGAGCGACCCCAACTGGAACAACGGGGATTACTACGGCGCTGCCAAACCGGACACGGGCCTGGCCGTGGCCCGGATGATCGGCCATATCACCTACCTTTCCGACGAAGCCATGCGCCGCAAGTTCGGACGACGTCTTCAGGACAAGGAGACTTTTTCCTTTGATTTTGGCGCCGACTTCCAGGTGGAGAGTTACCTGCGCTACCAGGGCGCCAGGTTCGTGGAACGGTTCGACGCCAATTCCTTTCTCTATATCACCAAGGCCGCCGACTACTTCGACCTGGAAGCCCAGCACGGTCATGGCTCGGCGGTGGAGGCTTTCGGAAAAACCCGGGCCCGCTTCCTGGTGGTCTCGTTTACCTCGGACTGGCTCTACCCCACCTACCAGTCCCGGGCCATGGTCACCGCCATGAAGAAAAACGGGCTGGACGTGAGCTTCTGTGAAATCGAGGCCGACTGGGGCCATGACGCCTTTCTGATTCCCAACCCGCGCTTGAGCGCGCTCATCAAAGGATTTCTGGACAGTGTATCCGCCGGATAA
- the metW gene encoding methionine biosynthesis protein MetW: MRFDLAIIASWIEPGSRVLGLGCGEGELLHFLKTHKKVRETGIEIMESRVARCIEKGLCVLQGDINREVEDYPDNAFDYVILSQTLQQVFDPPRLIAAMLRIGQKAIVSFPNFGHWRIRTQLLFGGRAPVTEQLPYQWYDTPNIRVLSIRDFRIFAGQMKMRLVREVATSPGRTSDTGAIVRFWPNLLATYGIFQLEKK, from the coding sequence ATGCGGTTTGATTTAGCCATCATCGCCTCCTGGATCGAGCCGGGTTCCCGGGTTCTGGGCCTGGGGTGCGGCGAAGGGGAACTGCTCCATTTCCTCAAGACGCATAAAAAGGTCCGGGAGACGGGCATCGAGATCATGGAGTCCCGGGTGGCCCGGTGCATTGAAAAGGGGTTGTGCGTGCTCCAGGGCGACATCAATCGCGAGGTGGAAGACTATCCGGACAACGCTTTTGATTACGTGATTTTAAGCCAGACCCTGCAGCAGGTCTTTGATCCGCCCCGGCTCATCGCCGCCATGCTCCGCATCGGCCAGAAGGCCATTGTCAGCTTTCCCAACTTCGGCCACTGGCGCATCCGGACCCAGCTCCTCTTCGGCGGCCGGGCCCCGGTCACCGAGCAGCTTCCCTATCAGTGGTACGACACGCCCAACATCCGCGTCCTGAGCATCCGGGATTTCCGCATTTTCGCCGGTCAGATGAAGATGCGCCTTGTCCGGGAGGTGGCCACATCTCCGGGCCGGACCTCGGACACCGGCGCCATTGTCCGCTTCTGGCCCAACCTCCTGGCCACCTACGGCATTTTTCAGCTCGAAAAAAAGTGA
- the tmk gene encoding dTMP kinase, giving the protein MFITLEGTEGAGKTTQLPHLVRFLEDRGHDCVVTREPGGTPTGLKIRGILLDPANHGMTPEAELFLYAADRAQHVGTVIRPALDAGKTVICDRFIDATEAYQGAARGLDRELISLLNRVATGGLKPDLTILFDLPPETGLERAWERINRNGNGAADHRFETEDINFHNRVRDGYLAIAAREPERFVIINADGSEEDVRKALLAGVGKRGRGVEGSRGQG; this is encoded by the coding sequence ATGTTCATTACCCTGGAAGGAACCGAGGGGGCGGGAAAAACCACCCAGCTGCCCCACCTGGTCCGGTTTCTGGAAGACCGCGGCCACGACTGCGTCGTTACCCGGGAGCCGGGCGGAACGCCGACCGGGCTGAAGATCCGGGGGATCCTGCTGGACCCCGCCAACCATGGCATGACGCCTGAGGCCGAGCTTTTTCTGTACGCGGCCGACCGGGCCCAGCACGTGGGCACCGTCATCCGGCCGGCCCTGGACGCAGGCAAAACCGTGATCTGCGACCGGTTTATTGATGCCACCGAAGCCTACCAGGGCGCGGCCCGGGGCCTTGACCGGGAACTGATCAGCCTGCTCAACCGGGTGGCCACCGGCGGCCTGAAGCCGGATTTGACGATCCTGTTTGACCTGCCTCCGGAAACCGGCCTGGAACGCGCCTGGGAGCGGATCAACCGCAACGGTAACGGCGCCGCCGACCACCGCTTTGAAACAGAAGACATCAATTTTCACAACCGGGTCCGGGACGGGTACCTGGCCATCGCCGCCCGGGAGCCGGAACGGTTTGTGATCATCAACGCCGACGGCAGCGAGGAGGATGTGCGGAAGGCGTTACTGGCGGGGGTGGGGAAAAGGGGTCGAGGGGTCGAGGGGTCGAGGGGTCAAGGGTGA